A window from Lachnoanaerobaculum umeaense encodes these proteins:
- a CDS encoding metallophosphoesterase family protein: MKFIHTGDIHYGMKPDSNKPWGKERADAVKSSLRKIIEVAKKKEVDLLLIAGDLFHSQPFSRDLKEVNFLFSTIPDTKVVVIAGNHDCLRENNNILTFPWAKNVVYLSTPTISSVYFPDINTEIYGFSYHDREVKDNIVSGLSIRENDRVKILLLHGGDATHLPFDKNELNKISSSYIALGHMHKREVLFDRHMAYCGSPEPLDMTETGDHGIYYGEIDNETRVMKDFEFVKISNTSYISLTINVTPETTNSELHTSLIETINKKGKQNIYRFRIKGLRDPDIEFDLDSLSSTLRIAEIIDDSEPKYDFAKLFAEHPSDMIGFFIRELDRPNMSKLDKKALYYGINALLRTTDERGKT; this comes from the coding sequence ATGAAATTTATACATACAGGTGATATTCATTATGGTATGAAGCCTGATTCAAATAAACCCTGGGGTAAGGAAAGAGCCGATGCCGTAAAATCTTCACTTCGAAAAATCATTGAGGTTGCTAAGAAAAAAGAAGTTGATCTTCTTCTTATAGCCGGAGACCTTTTCCACTCACAGCCATTTAGTCGTGACTTAAAAGAAGTAAACTTTCTTTTCTCAACTATTCCTGATACAAAAGTAGTTGTTATAGCCGGAAATCATGACTGTTTAAGAGAGAATAATAATATACTTACATTCCCTTGGGCTAAAAATGTGGTTTATTTGTCCACTCCCACTATCAGCAGTGTATATTTCCCGGATATTAATACAGAAATCTACGGTTTTTCATATCATGACAGAGAGGTAAAGGACAATATAGTTTCAGGACTTTCTATTCGTGAAAATGACAGAGTAAAAATTCTTCTATTACATGGCGGTGATGCTACACATTTGCCATTTGACAAAAATGAATTAAACAAGATTTCTTCATCATATATTGCCCTTGGACATATGCATAAGCGTGAGGTACTTTTTGATAGACATATGGCATACTGTGGTTCACCTGAGCCTTTGGATATGACAGAGACAGGTGACCATGGAATTTATTATGGTGAAATAGATAATGAAACTCGTGTTATGAAAGATTTTGAATTTGTTAAAATTTCAAATACTTCATATATTTCATTAACCATAAATGTAACTCCTGAAACTACAAACTCAGAATTACATACGTCTCTCATAGAGACTATTAATAAAAAGGGTAAGCAAAATATATATCGATTTAGAATTAAAGGTCTTAGGGACCCTGATATTGAATTTGATTTGGATTCACTCTCATCAACTCTTAGGATTGCAGAAATTATAGATGATTCTGAACCAAAATATGATTTTGCCAAACTTTTTGCGGAGCATCCATCTGATATGATTGGTTTTTTCATTCGTGAGCTTGACAGACCTAATATGAGTAAGCTCGATAAAAAAGCCCTCTATTATGGTATCAATGCATTACTTAGAACTACTGATGAAAGGGGGAAAACATGA